In Reinekea thalattae, a genomic segment contains:
- the adk gene encoding adenylate kinase: MRIILLGAPGAGKGTQAKFLCEKYDIPQISTGDMLRAAVKAGTPLGIQAKEVMDQGQLVSDEIIIGLIKERLQQDDCKNGCLFDGFPRTIPQADALKSEGIEIDAVVNFDVADEEIVARLGGRRVHPGSGRVYHTVYNPPKVEGVDDETGEPLIQREDDQEGTVRKRLAIYHEQTKPLVEYYSDWAKRSPAEAPNYIYIEGVGSVDEIKERVLSAF; this comes from the coding sequence ATGCGTATTATTTTGCTAGGTGCACCCGGCGCCGGAAAGGGCACGCAAGCCAAGTTTCTTTGTGAAAAATATGATATTCCACAAATTTCAACAGGCGATATGCTCAGAGCGGCTGTCAAAGCGGGTACGCCTTTAGGCATTCAAGCTAAAGAAGTCATGGATCAAGGCCAACTTGTTTCTGACGAAATCATTATTGGCCTTATTAAAGAGCGCTTGCAGCAAGATGATTGTAAAAACGGCTGTTTATTTGACGGTTTTCCACGCACCATTCCACAAGCCGATGCATTGAAATCGGAAGGCATCGAAATTGACGCCGTGGTTAACTTTGACGTTGCTGACGAAGAGATCGTTGCTCGTTTAGGTGGTCGTCGAGTGCACCCAGGTTCAGGTCGTGTTTATCACACCGTTTATAATCCACCGAAAGTTGAAGGTGTTGATGACGAAACTGGTGAGCCGCTTATTCAGCGTGAAGACGATCAGGAAGGCACTGTCCGTAAACGCTTGGCTATTTATCATGAGCAAACTAAACCGCTAGTTGAGTATTATTCCGATTGGGCTAAACGCTCACCGGCAGAGGCTCCTAACTATATCTACATTGAAGGTGTTGGCTCTGTTGATGAGATTAAAGAGCGAGTGTTGAGCGCTTTTTAA
- a CDS encoding ABC transporter ATP-binding protein codes for MTKIGFILHYLKLNRLSYSLAVLFIFLVNWLQVQIPLYIQRAIDLIDDPTEAGHGQLTHYVTVVVLMATAMIVVRILSRVYAFNPGRITEAAVKNKLLYQLNRLPHSFHQGFASGQLISVMNNDMHGVRLFFGVGVLQFFNVFFALSLTPVWMWQISPALTLYSVIPILFGFVIFRIGFKRMKDLHREHLSRLQSLSKHLMNLLSGIDLLKNSNMSDWAQQEVGRLNQQLLECRIKMARIQTFIIPVLEYTNNLMKILILGLGGYLLLQQQLSLGEITAFLSYSVMLAFPLTQLGRIATVYQRGMVSISRVQEILNAEIPKTEFNRLSPPQLELAQQASLSVRHLTFCYPGSDEPVLKDISFDIPAGKKVGILGGVGSGKTTLVNCLSHHFDIPEGSVYWGDIDIATISRNDIRRFMRTVTQDPYLFSNSIENNIRFGQNHVEITDADIDQVLELSQFAEDVSRFQKGKQTVVGEKGVMLSGGQKQRLSMARALLTPTNLLILDNVLSAVDYETERKILKHIFRRLGQQSILLVSHRVSALEYMDEIIVLDQGRIIAQGSHQQLLETNSYYQKTWRLQQNSKEASLA; via the coding sequence GTGACTAAAATTGGCTTTATCCTGCATTATCTAAAACTTAATCGATTGTCTTATAGTCTGGCGGTTTTATTTATTTTTTTAGTGAATTGGCTGCAAGTTCAGATTCCACTCTATATTCAACGAGCCATCGACCTGATCGATGATCCAACCGAAGCCGGTCATGGTCAGTTGACTCATTACGTCACGGTCGTGGTGTTAATGGCCACGGCAATGATCGTTGTGCGAATTTTGTCGCGGGTTTATGCGTTTAATCCTGGGCGAATTACAGAAGCGGCAGTAAAAAATAAATTGCTTTATCAGCTAAACCGATTGCCTCATAGTTTTCATCAGGGCTTTGCCTCAGGGCAATTAATCTCGGTGATGAATAACGACATGCATGGCGTTCGATTGTTTTTTGGTGTCGGTGTTTTACAGTTTTTTAATGTCTTTTTTGCTTTGTCGTTAACGCCGGTTTGGATGTGGCAAATATCACCTGCTTTAACACTCTATTCCGTTATTCCTATTTTGTTTGGCTTTGTGATTTTTCGTATTGGCTTCAAACGCATGAAAGATCTACACCGCGAACATCTAAGTCGTTTGCAAAGTCTATCGAAGCATTTGATGAACTTATTATCCGGCATTGATTTATTAAAAAATTCCAACATGAGTGATTGGGCTCAACAGGAAGTCGGTCGGTTAAATCAGCAGTTATTAGAATGCCGAATTAAGATGGCGCGAATCCAAACCTTTATTATTCCGGTGCTGGAATACACCAATAACCTAATGAAAATTCTTATTTTAGGCTTGGGTGGCTATCTCTTATTACAGCAGCAATTAAGTTTGGGTGAAATCACCGCCTTTCTGTCTTATTCCGTTATGCTGGCGTTTCCATTGACACAGTTGGGCCGCATTGCAACGGTCTATCAGCGCGGCATGGTGAGCATCAGTCGTGTGCAAGAAATACTCAATGCTGAAATTCCAAAAACAGAATTTAATCGGTTAAGTCCGCCGCAGCTAGAGCTTGCTCAACAAGCCAGTTTGTCGGTCAGGCACTTAACATTCTGTTATCCCGGTAGTGATGAGCCGGTGCTGAAAGATATTAGTTTTGATATTCCAGCAGGCAAAAAAGTTGGCATTCTAGGTGGTGTAGGTTCTGGAAAAACAACGCTGGTGAATTGCTTAAGTCATCACTTCGACATTCCAGAAGGTTCGGTTTATTGGGGCGATATTGATATAGCGACTATTTCTCGCAATGATATTCGGCGTTTTATGCGTACTGTTACGCAAGACCCCTATCTCTTTTCTAATAGCATTGAGAATAATATTCGCTTTGGTCAAAACCATGTTGAGATTACCGATGCCGATATTGATCAGGTGTTAGAACTTAGCCAGTTTGCAGAAGATGTGTCACGCTTCCAAAAGGGTAAGCAAACCGTTGTTGGAGAAAAGGGCGTCATGCTATCGGGTGGTCAAAAACAACGGTTAAGTATGGCTAGAGCACTGTTAACGCCGACTAATTTATTGATATTGGATAATGTACTTTCGGCGGTCGATTACGAAACTGAGCGAAAAATTTTAAAACACATCTTCCGACGTTTAGGTCAGCAATCCATTCTGTTGGTGTCGCATCGAGTCAGTGCCTTGGAATATATGGATGAAATTATCGTACTCGATCAAGGGCGAATTATTGCTCAGGGTAGTCATCAGCAACTGCTAGAAACGAATAGCTACTACCAAAAAACTTGGCGCTTACAACAAAACAGTAAGGAGGCCAGTCTTGCTTAA
- a CDS encoding ABC transporter ATP-binding protein, with product MLKAKDIQHLKHFFKYAKAYRVTAWIGILMLPLSIITNLLFPWLIIQVIDDQLAQNKIEGLWLNIGLLCLVLALNYLFESLYSYNLKRTGQLTVADMRTALFNRVIHLPRRYFDNTPSGVTLTRLTSDLEAIGESFVQSVVGLVKDSLITISLLVMMFVIDWRLASIVLCVIPPVMYLTIYVRNRLRALYRITRSVMARSTGFLQEVLLGFKTVQLYRAEQEVEEVYGAYTDEFLRAQIKVNKYDSILFAVISGITSITVALMIWYGSGQVLQQGLTLGVLIAFINMLEKLFSPIKDFTSQIATIQSSFASLDHVEELFTEPLDEADRLMILSAGVSKKLEQFDSLEFKNVSFRYTEQLPYVLKEVSFCLNKGQQIALVGATGSGKSTILRLIAQIYSGYEGSILLNGVELSSIPTNQINHIFSLMRQDAFLFEESVRFNIALGKQDMTDKEIKAAAEYVFADQFIEQLPNGYDFKLDKNGSNLSSGQAQLISFARAVAQKGQVFMLDEATSSVDSMTENLIQKAVKRLFDGKTVIAIAHRLSTIRHSDEILVFDQGRIVERGTHEQLLTLNAVYWQLLNSDTTQAEPLSIAQ from the coding sequence TTGCTTAAAGCAAAGGACATACAGCACCTTAAGCATTTTTTTAAATATGCTAAGGCATATCGAGTTACTGCATGGATTGGCATCTTGATGTTGCCGTTGTCGATCATTACAAACCTATTGTTTCCTTGGTTAATTATTCAGGTTATTGATGATCAATTAGCGCAAAATAAAATCGAAGGCCTTTGGCTTAATATCGGTTTGCTCTGTTTAGTCTTGGCGCTGAACTATCTCTTTGAATCGCTTTATTCTTATAACTTAAAAAGAACAGGTCAATTAACCGTTGCCGACATGAGAACGGCGCTTTTTAATCGAGTGATTCATTTACCTCGTCGTTATTTCGATAACACACCATCGGGCGTTACCTTGACTCGCTTAACCAGCGATTTAGAAGCCATAGGCGAGTCTTTTGTGCAGTCTGTTGTTGGGCTGGTTAAAGACTCATTAATTACCATTTCTCTATTGGTGATGATGTTCGTTATTGATTGGCGTCTGGCCAGTATTGTGCTGTGCGTTATTCCTCCGGTGATGTATTTGACCATCTATGTGCGTAATCGATTACGTGCGCTGTATCGTATTACTCGCTCGGTAATGGCGCGCAGCACCGGCTTTCTGCAAGAAGTTTTATTGGGCTTTAAAACCGTTCAGCTGTATCGAGCCGAACAAGAAGTAGAGGAGGTTTATGGTGCTTACACGGATGAGTTTTTACGAGCACAAATAAAGGTCAATAAATACGATTCGATCCTGTTCGCAGTAATTTCCGGCATTACCTCAATCACGGTCGCGTTAATGATATGGTATGGATCAGGGCAGGTATTGCAGCAGGGTTTAACGCTCGGTGTATTGATTGCGTTTATCAATATGTTGGAAAAGCTTTTTTCACCGATTAAAGATTTTACTTCTCAAATAGCGACGATTCAGAGTTCTTTTGCTTCGTTGGATCATGTTGAAGAACTGTTTACGGAGCCTCTAGATGAGGCGGATCGCTTAATGATTTTAAGCGCGGGCGTAAGTAAGAAGCTCGAACAGTTCGATAGTTTAGAATTTAAAAATGTCAGCTTTCGCTATACCGAACAATTGCCTTATGTGCTTAAAGAAGTTTCTTTTTGCTTAAATAAGGGGCAGCAAATTGCGCTGGTTGGCGCGACAGGTTCGGGTAAGTCGACGATATTACGGCTCATCGCGCAAATTTATTCCGGCTATGAAGGAAGCATCCTATTAAATGGTGTCGAGCTTTCTTCGATACCGACAAATCAAATAAATCATATCTTTTCACTGATGAGACAGGATGCGTTTTTATTTGAAGAGTCGGTTCGCTTTAATATTGCGCTGGGTAAGCAGGATATGACTGATAAAGAGATCAAGGCTGCAGCTGAATATGTTTTTGCCGATCAGTTTATTGAACAGTTACCGAACGGTTACGATTTTAAATTAGATAAGAACGGCTCGAATTTATCCTCTGGGCAAGCTCAGCTGATTTCTTTTGCAAGAGCAGTCGCGCAAAAGGGGCAGGTTTTTATGCTGGATGAAGCCACTAGCTCGGTTGACTCAATGACTGAAAACCTGATTCAAAAGGCAGTGAAGCGCTTATTTGATGGCAAAACGGTAATTGCGATTGCACATAGACTCAGCACCATTCGGCATTCGGATGAAATACTGGTGTTTGATCAGGGACGTATTGTTGAACGCGGAACTCATGAGCAATTATTGACTCTTAATGCTGTCTATTGGCAACTGTTAAATAGCGATACAACACAGGCTGAACCGCTGAGTATTGCACAGTAA
- a CDS encoding DUF3301 domain-containing protein has protein sequence MNFVLSDVVLLAMLIIAGALWWHGQGIKAFALRRVRQYCQEHDLQLLDESLVLKRLWLARGADGLLKVRRRYGFEFTSTGEFRYRGAVVILGYQVDAMDLDSHHLV, from the coding sequence TTGAATTTCGTATTATCGGATGTCGTACTGTTAGCAATGTTAATTATTGCAGGTGCTTTGTGGTGGCACGGCCAGGGTATTAAGGCATTTGCTTTACGCAGAGTACGGCAATACTGCCAAGAGCATGATTTGCAATTATTGGATGAGAGCTTAGTGCTTAAGCGATTATGGTTGGCGCGTGGTGCTGATGGCTTATTGAAGGTTAGACGGCGCTACGGCTTTGAATTTACCTCAACAGGCGAGTTTCGCTATCGTGGTGCGGTCGTCATATTGGGTTATCAGGTCGATGCGATGGATTTAGATTCCCATCATTTGGTTTAA
- the pykF gene encoding pyruvate kinase PykF, whose amino-acid sequence MTRKTKIVCTIGPASDSKEMLKNLTNAGMNVMRLNFSHGDYDEHGARISNLREVVKETGKKVAILLDTKGPEIRTMNLADGDVLLEAGQTFTLTTDQSVVGDKTRVAVTYEDFAKDLSVGNTVLLDDGLLNLTVTEIKGNDVICRVENTGELGNKKGVNLPGVSVKLPALSEKDKSDIIWGAGQEVDFVAASFIRKASDVHEIRELLTANGGANIKIISKIENQEGVDNFDEILEASDGIMVARGDLGVEIAVEDVIFAQKMMIKACVLARKPVITATQMLDSMIKNPRPTRAEAGDVANAILDGTDAVMLSGESAKGKYPTETVKIMAQICERTDSAMKQIEVKLPEEKGALRVTEAVAKAAAQTAKELNVAAIVVATVEGKSVKAVRKYFPKAPILALTTDTKTSQQLCLTKGVTTSVVEPFADSDSIYEKAKAKAVEYGVAKSGDSILVVAGAMHQSTNTMSVQCID is encoded by the coding sequence ATGACGCGTAAGACCAAGATCGTATGTACGATCGGACCGGCTTCCGACTCTAAGGAAATGTTAAAGAACCTCACCAACGCTGGCATGAATGTCATGCGACTTAACTTTTCTCACGGTGATTACGATGAGCACGGTGCACGCATTTCAAACCTTCGTGAAGTTGTAAAGGAAACCGGTAAAAAAGTAGCCATTCTACTTGATACCAAAGGCCCTGAAATTCGCACAATGAACCTAGCGGATGGTGACGTCCTACTAGAAGCAGGCCAAACTTTTACACTAACAACAGATCAGTCTGTTGTCGGCGACAAAACACGCGTTGCAGTCACCTATGAAGATTTCGCAAAAGACCTTTCTGTAGGTAACACGGTTCTTCTAGATGACGGACTATTAAACCTAACCGTTACTGAAATCAAAGGTAACGACGTTATCTGCCGTGTTGAAAACACCGGTGAACTAGGTAACAAAAAAGGCGTTAACCTACCAGGCGTAAGCGTTAAGCTACCAGCTCTTTCAGAGAAAGATAAATCAGACATCATCTGGGGTGCTGGCCAAGAAGTTGATTTCGTTGCAGCCTCGTTTATCCGTAAAGCTTCAGATGTTCACGAAATTCGTGAGCTACTGACAGCAAACGGTGGCGCTAACATTAAAATCATCTCTAAAATCGAAAACCAAGAAGGCGTTGATAACTTCGACGAAATTCTTGAAGCTTCTGACGGCATCATGGTTGCTCGTGGCGACCTAGGTGTTGAGATTGCAGTTGAAGACGTAATCTTTGCTCAGAAAATGATGATCAAAGCCTGTGTACTAGCACGTAAGCCTGTGATCACTGCGACTCAAATGCTTGATTCAATGATCAAGAACCCACGTCCAACACGTGCAGAAGCCGGCGACGTTGCCAACGCAATTCTAGATGGCACCGATGCAGTTATGCTTTCAGGTGAGTCAGCTAAAGGTAAGTACCCGACTGAGACTGTTAAAATCATGGCGCAAATCTGTGAACGTACAGATTCCGCAATGAAGCAGATCGAAGTGAAATTACCTGAAGAGAAAGGCGCACTACGTGTTACTGAAGCAGTCGCGAAAGCAGCGGCTCAAACAGCTAAAGAACTAAATGTTGCAGCTATCGTTGTAGCTACTGTTGAAGGTAAGTCAGTTAAGGCCGTACGTAAGTACTTCCCTAAAGCACCTATCCTTGCTCTTACAACAGATACCAAAACATCACAGCAGTTATGTTTAACAAAAGGTGTTACCACCTCTGTTGTAGAACCTTTTGCTGACAGCGATTCAATTTATGAAAAAGCCAAAGCAAAAGCCGTTGAATATGGCGTAGCAAAATCTGGCGACTCAATCTTAGTGGTTGCTGGTGCAATGCATCAATCAACTAACACTATGTCAGTACAGTGCATCGACTAA
- a CDS encoding RrF2 family transcriptional regulator → MKINNFTNYAYRILIVLGLNKDKTVPLSEIAALYDISLNHLKKVSARLVEHGYVETERGRSGGLKIAKPTVDIGLGDVFKIAQTETAFIDCSMKDSSSVLQASVSELQLVFEKALSHFIAVLNQYTLADLMIDRRLQSSLMVSSTV, encoded by the coding sequence GTGAAAATTAACAACTTTACCAATTATGCATATCGCATATTAATTGTGTTGGGTTTAAATAAAGATAAAACGGTACCTCTTTCAGAGATTGCTGCGCTTTATGATATTTCGTTAAACCACTTGAAAAAGGTTTCGGCTCGCTTAGTTGAGCATGGCTATGTTGAGACAGAGCGAGGCCGTAGTGGCGGTCTAAAAATAGCGAAACCGACGGTAGATATCGGTTTAGGTGATGTTTTTAAAATCGCTCAGACTGAAACAGCCTTTATTGATTGCAGCATGAAGGATTCCAGTTCTGTATTGCAGGCCTCGGTCAGTGAGTTGCAGCTGGTGTTTGAAAAGGCGCTCAGTCATTTTATTGCAGTATTAAATCAATATACGTTGGCTGATTTGATGATTGATAGACGCCTGCAGTCGAGCCTCATGGTTTCGTCAACAGTTTAA
- a CDS encoding methyltransferase domain-containing protein, translating to MSSVNFDGLFDRFSQQIYQSRKGRLRMQLIDALYRRYLPLTSLNEADVLDAAGGLGQMSAWFLSQGSRVNYFDVSEEMVQAVTEQFAQAITTDRLLVSCQSITQLETKNAFDLVNAHAVLEWLEQPYDALARLQAAVKPGGYLCLMVYNKHMLMLRHLMRGTMARAMAGEIAGDRKGLTPISPLDPNEVAATLRQSGFEVISQAGLRTFSDLAEKTVIDWYDESDVFESELRLCESRPYCDIGRYVLIIARKADSREK from the coding sequence ATGTCGAGTGTTAATTTTGACGGTCTGTTTGACCGATTTTCTCAGCAAATTTATCAAAGTCGGAAAGGGCGTTTGCGTATGCAACTCATCGATGCCCTGTATCGCCGCTATTTACCCTTAACTTCATTGAATGAAGCAGATGTGCTCGATGCCGCAGGTGGATTAGGGCAAATGAGCGCATGGTTTTTATCGCAAGGCAGTCGTGTTAACTATTTCGATGTCTCTGAAGAAATGGTGCAGGCGGTAACAGAACAGTTCGCGCAAGCAATAACTACTGATCGCCTTTTGGTGAGTTGCCAGTCGATTACCCAGCTGGAGACTAAGAATGCATTTGATTTGGTCAATGCACATGCAGTTTTAGAATGGTTAGAGCAGCCTTATGACGCGTTGGCTAGGCTGCAAGCCGCCGTCAAGCCAGGTGGTTACCTCTGTTTGATGGTGTATAACAAACATATGCTGATGCTAAGGCATTTGATGCGTGGAACGATGGCGCGGGCTATGGCTGGCGAAATTGCTGGCGATCGTAAAGGGTTGACGCCGATTTCGCCGTTGGACCCGAATGAGGTTGCAGCGACACTACGACAGTCTGGTTTTGAGGTAATATCTCAGGCTGGCCTTCGTACTTTTTCTGACTTGGCAGAAAAGACGGTGATTGATTGGTATGACGAGTCTGATGTTTTTGAATCTGAGCTGCGGCTGTGCGAATCGCGGCCTTATTGTGACATTGGCCGTTATGTACTGATAATTGCTAGGAAGGCTGATAGCCGAGAAAAATAA
- the acnB gene encoding bifunctional aconitate hydratase 2/2-methylisocitrate dehydratase yields the protein MLDAYRKHEQERAAQGIPAKPLNAEQVTSLVDLLKNPPAGEEAFLKDLIVNRVPPGVDEAAYVKAGFLSALAKGEDSCPLITKEEAVKLLGTMQGGYNIETLVELLDNSELAELAAEELKETLLVFDAFHDVKEKADAGNAAAKAVMQSWAEGEWFLNKPEVPEKITLTVFKVTGETNTDDLSPAQDAWSRPDIPLHALAMYKNARDGINPDKAGEIGPIKQLEELTAKGNLVAMVGDVVGTGSSRKSATNSVLWYTGQDIPFVPNKRFGGFCLGGKIAPIFFNTMEDAGALPIELPVDKMNMGDVIDLYPYEGKVEKDGQVISEFKLKTTVLLDEVRAGGRIPLIIGRGLTDRAREALGLGPSDIFKRPADVAESNKGYTLAQKMVGKACGVEGVRPGQYCEPKMTTVGSQDTTGPMTRDELKDLACLGFSTDLVMQSFCHTAAYPKPVDIDTQHTLPDFIMNRGGVSLRPGDGIIHSWLNRMLLPDTVGTGGDSHTRFPMGISFPAGSGLVAFAAATGVMPLDMPESILVRFKGEMQPGITLRDLVHAIPYYGIKEGLLTVEKAGKKNEFSGRVLEIEGLETLTVEQAFELSDASAERSAAGCTITLSEDSVAEYLRSNIVMLRWMIANGYGDKRTLERRAVSMEEWLANPSLMRADKDAEYAHVIEIDLADVKEPILCAPNDPDDARLLSEVAGDKIDEVFIGSCMTNIGHFRAAGKLLDNYGGSISTRMWIAPPTKMDAHLLMEEGYYNIYGRAGARTEMPGCSLCMGNQARVADKSTVVSTSTRNFPNRLGQGANVYLASAELAAVAAIIGKLPTVDEYLNTIQSLDSMSDEIYKYMNFDQIEEFTDAASSLIASA from the coding sequence GTGCTTGATGCTTATCGTAAACATGAACAAGAGCGAGCCGCCCAAGGTATTCCGGCTAAACCGCTAAACGCAGAGCAAGTTACCAGCTTGGTCGATCTCTTAAAAAATCCGCCCGCTGGCGAAGAAGCATTCCTTAAAGACTTAATCGTTAACCGCGTACCACCGGGCGTTGACGAAGCCGCCTACGTAAAGGCTGGCTTTTTATCGGCCCTTGCCAAAGGTGAAGACAGCTGCCCGCTAATCACAAAAGAAGAAGCTGTTAAGTTACTCGGCACTATGCAAGGTGGCTATAACATCGAAACGCTGGTTGAACTACTAGACAACAGCGAACTGGCGGAATTAGCAGCCGAAGAACTTAAAGAAACACTATTGGTTTTTGATGCCTTTCACGATGTCAAAGAAAAGGCCGACGCTGGTAATGCTGCAGCCAAAGCAGTTATGCAATCTTGGGCCGAAGGCGAATGGTTCTTAAACAAGCCTGAAGTACCAGAAAAAATCACCCTAACCGTCTTTAAAGTGACTGGTGAAACCAACACCGATGATCTGTCACCTGCGCAAGACGCTTGGTCTCGCCCAGATATTCCATTGCATGCTTTAGCCATGTACAAAAATGCCCGTGATGGCATTAACCCAGATAAAGCTGGTGAAATCGGCCCAATCAAACAACTTGAAGAACTCACCGCCAAAGGCAACCTAGTTGCAATGGTGGGCGACGTTGTTGGTACCGGTTCATCACGTAAATCAGCGACCAACTCTGTTCTTTGGTATACCGGTCAAGACATTCCTTTCGTTCCCAACAAGCGTTTTGGCGGCTTCTGTCTGGGTGGCAAAATCGCTCCTATTTTCTTTAACACCATGGAAGATGCAGGCGCCTTACCTATCGAGCTTCCAGTCGACAAGATGAACATGGGCGATGTTATCGACCTTTACCCATATGAAGGTAAAGTTGAGAAAGACGGCCAAGTCATCTCTGAGTTCAAACTAAAAACAACCGTGCTGCTGGATGAGGTTCGTGCCGGCGGTCGTATCCCATTAATTATTGGTCGCGGCCTAACAGATCGTGCTCGTGAAGCATTAGGCTTAGGCCCGTCTGATATCTTTAAGCGCCCTGCTGATGTTGCTGAATCCAACAAAGGCTACACGCTCGCACAAAAAATGGTTGGTAAAGCCTGTGGCGTTGAAGGCGTGCGCCCTGGTCAGTATTGCGAACCTAAAATGACAACGGTTGGCTCTCAAGACACCACCGGCCCAATGACCCGTGATGAATTGAAAGATCTAGCCTGCCTTGGCTTCTCGACAGACCTTGTCATGCAGTCTTTCTGTCATACCGCTGCCTACCCTAAGCCGGTCGATATTGACACTCAGCACACTCTGCCAGACTTCATCATGAACCGCGGCGGTGTTTCTTTACGCCCTGGCGACGGCATCATTCACAGCTGGCTCAACCGCATGCTCTTGCCTGACACCGTTGGTACAGGTGGCGACTCCCATACTCGTTTCCCAATGGGGATTTCATTCCCAGCCGGTTCTGGTTTGGTTGCCTTTGCCGCAGCCACAGGTGTTATGCCATTGGATATGCCTGAATCGATCCTTGTGCGCTTTAAAGGTGAAATGCAGCCTGGTATTACATTACGTGATTTGGTGCATGCGATTCCTTACTACGGCATCAAAGAAGGCCTATTAACCGTTGAAAAAGCCGGCAAGAAAAATGAATTCTCTGGTCGTGTTTTAGAGATTGAAGGTCTTGAGACGCTAACCGTTGAGCAAGCTTTTGAACTTTCTGATGCATCCGCTGAGCGTTCAGCTGCTGGCTGTACCATTACCTTGAGCGAAGACTCAGTAGCAGAATATCTGCGCTCAAATATCGTTATGTTGCGCTGGATGATCGCCAACGGCTACGGCGACAAGCGTACGCTTGAGCGCCGCGCTGTATCGATGGAAGAATGGCTTGCTAACCCAAGCCTGATGCGTGCAGATAAAGATGCAGAGTACGCTCATGTTATCGAGATCGACCTAGCAGACGTAAAAGAGCCAATTCTGTGTGCTCCAAATGACCCTGATGATGCTCGACTACTGTCTGAAGTAGCTGGCGACAAGATCGATGAAGTCTTTATCGGCTCATGTATGACCAATATTGGTCACTTCCGTGCCGCTGGTAAGCTGCTTGACAACTACGGTGGCTCAATCTCAACCCGTATGTGGATTGCGCCACCAACGAAAATGGACGCTCACCTGCTCATGGAAGAAGGCTACTACAACATCTACGGCCGTGCTGGCGCACGTACAGAGATGCCAGGCTGCTCCCTTTGCATGGGTAACCAAGCGCGTGTAGCGGATAAATCGACAGTAGTATCAACCTCGACTCGAAACTTCCCTAACCGTCTAGGCCAAGGTGCGAACGTTTACTTAGCCTCTGCAGAGTTAGCAGCTGTCGCAGCGATCATCGGTAAATTACCGACTGTCGATGAGTATTTAAACACCATCCAAAGCTTAGACAGCATGTCGGATGAGATATACAAATACATGAACTTCGATCAGATCGAAGAGTTCACTGACGCAGCTAGCTCGCTGATTGCATCAGCCTAA
- the queE gene encoding 7-carboxy-7-deazaguanine synthase, translating to MAYSVKEMFYSLQGEGHHSGRPSIFCRFAGCNLWNGKEASREQSVCSFCDTDFIGTDGQNGGKFRTEQALVEAIEALWPEQAEHKYVVFTGGEPALQLTNELIIALQKRGFECAVESNGTLPLPSQLDWVCISPKGSAEITVTECDELKLVFPQEAAMPERFTDIKARYRYLSPLNDWQQSTLIFNSNTQATIDYCLAHPQWRLTLQSHKILHID from the coding sequence ATGGCTTACAGCGTAAAAGAGATGTTTTACAGCCTTCAAGGGGAAGGCCATCACAGTGGCAGACCGTCTATTTTCTGTCGCTTTGCTGGCTGCAATCTCTGGAACGGCAAAGAGGCTTCTCGCGAACAATCAGTATGCAGCTTTTGCGATACCGACTTTATCGGCACCGACGGTCAAAATGGTGGTAAATTTCGCACCGAACAGGCATTAGTTGAAGCAATAGAAGCTCTTTGGCCTGAGCAAGCCGAGCATAAATACGTCGTTTTTACCGGTGGCGAACCAGCTTTACAACTAACCAATGAACTGATTATTGCACTGCAGAAGCGCGGCTTTGAATGCGCTGTTGAGTCTAACGGCACCTTGCCGTTGCCTAGTCAGCTCGATTGGGTCTGCATCAGCCCAAAAGGTAGCGCTGAAATTACCGTCACCGAATGCGATGAGCTTAAACTGGTTTTCCCACAAGAAGCCGCCATGCCTGAACGCTTTACCGACATAAAAGCCCGTTATCGCTATCTCAGCCCACTAAACGACTGGCAGCAAAGCACTCTGATCTTTAACAGTAATACTCAAGCGACGATTGACTACTGCCTTGCGCACCCTCAATGGCGATTAACACTACAAAGCCACAAGATTCTTCATATTGACTAA